In Ovis aries strain OAR_USU_Benz2616 breed Rambouillet chromosome 8, ARS-UI_Ramb_v3.0, whole genome shotgun sequence, a single window of DNA contains:
- the COL10A1 gene encoding collagen alpha-1(X) chain isoform X1, with the protein MKLFFSVFQNPAEIMLPQTAFLLLMSLNLVHGVFYTEQYQTPTGIKGPPSNTKTQFFIPYAIKGKGVSLRGEQGIPGPPGPAGPRGHPGPSGPPGKPGTGSPGPQGQPGLPGPPGPSATGKPGLPGLPGKQGERGLNGPKGDIGPAGLPGPRGPPGPPGSPGPAGISVPGKPGPQGPTGEPGPRGFTGEKGAPGVPGLNGQKGETGYCAPCRPGERGLPGPQGPTGPPGPPGVGKRGENGLPGQPGLKGDQGVPGERGPAGPPGPQGPPGEQGPEGIGKPGAPGTPGQPGVPGMKGHPGAPGTAGLPGAPGFGKPGLPGLKGQRGPVGLPGSPGAKGEQGPAGHPGGAGLPGPSGNMGPQGPKGIPGDPGLPGPKGEMGPVGPAGNPGAKGERGSSGLDGKPGYPGEPGLNGPKGNPGLPGPKGDPGIAGSPGLPGPVGPAGAKGVPGHNGEAGPRGVPGIPGTRGPIGPPGIPGFPGSKGDAGIPGPPGPAGIAVKGLNGPTGPPGPPGPRGNAGEPGLPGPPGPPGPPGQAALPEDFVKAGQRPFVSANQGVTGMPVSAFTVILSKAYPAIGTPIPFDKILYNKQQHYDPRTGIFTCKIPGIYYFSYHIHVKGTHAWVGLYKNGTPVMYTYDEYIKGYLDQASGSAVIDLTENDQVWLQLPNAGSNGLYSSEYVHSSFSGFLVAPM; encoded by the coding sequence GCGTGTCACTAAGAGGAGAGCAGGGTATCCCCGGTCCACCAGGCCCCGCTGGACCTCGAGGGCACCCAGGCCCgtcaggaccaccaggaaaacccgGCACCGGAAGTCCTGGGCCCCAAGGACAGCCAGGGTTGCCAGGACCACCGGGACCGTCAGCCACTGGGAAGCCAGGTTTGCCAGGACTCCCAGGAAAACAAGGGGAGAGAGGACTAAATGGACCAAAAGGAGATATTGGACCAGCTGGTTTACCAGGACCACGGGGCCCACCAGGGCCACCTGGAAGCCCCGGCCCAGCTGGAATTTCTGTTCCAGGAAAACCTGGGCCACAAGGACCTACAGGAGAACCAGGTCCCAGGGGCTTTACCGGAGAAAAGGGTGCACCAGGGGTCCCTGGACTGAATGGACAGAAAGGGGAAACGGGGTATTGTGCTCCTTGCCGCCCAGGTGAGAGGGGCCTCCCAGGTCCTCAGGGTCCCACGGGACCACCTGGCCCTCCTGGAGTGGGGAAAAGAGGTGAAAATGGGTTACCAGGACAGCCAGGCCTCAAAGGTGATCAGGGTGTTCCAGGGGAAAGGGGACCAGCCGGCCCACCAGGCCCCCAAGGCCCTCCTGGGGAACAAGGACCAGAAGGCATTGGAAAGCCAGGAGCCCCTGGAACTCCAGGCCAGCCAGGGGTCCCAGGGATGAAAGGTCACCCTGGGGCTCCAGGAACAGCTGGGCTCCCAGGGGCTCCCGGCTTTGGGAAACCAGGCTTGCCAGGCCTGAAGGGACAAAGAGGACCCGTGGGCCTTCCAGGGAGTCCAGGTGCCAAAGGGGAACAAGGCCCAGCAGGTCATCCTGGGGGAGCAGGTCTGCCCGGACCCTCAGGGAATATGGGACCCCAAGGACCAAAAGGCATTCCAGGTGACCCCGGGCTCCCAGGCCCTAAAGGAGAGATGGGGCCAGTGGGGCCTGCAGGAAACCCTGGGGCAAAGGGAGAAAGGGGCTCCTCTGGCTTAGATGGAAAACCAGGGTACCCAGGAGAACCAGGTCTCAATGGTCCCAAGGGTAACCCAGGGTTGCCGGGCCCAAAAGGTGACCCTGGAATTGCAGGATCCCCTGGTCTCCCAGGCCCCGTGGGTCCAGCAGGAGCTAAGGGAGTGCCTGGACACAACGGTGAGGCTGGGCCCAGAGGTGTCCCTGGAATACCAGGTACTAGAGGTCCCATTGGGCCACCAGGCATTCCAGGATTCCCTGGATCCAAAGGCGATGCGGGAATTCCAGGGCCTCCTGGCCCAGCTGGCATAGCAGTCAAGGGCCTCAATGGacctactgggccaccagggcctCCAGGACCAAGAGGCAATGCTGGGGAGCCTGGCCTCCCAGggcccccagggcccccaggccCTCCAGGCCAAGCAGCCCTGCCCGAGGACTTTGTAAAGGCAGGCCAAAGGCCGTTTGTTAGTGCCAATCAGGGAGTAACAGGAATGCCAGTGTCTGCTTTCACTGTTATCCTCTCCAAAGCTTACCCAGCTATAGGTACTCCTATCCCATTCGATAAGATTTTATATAACAAGCAACAGCATTACGACCCAAGAACTGGAATCTTTACCTGTAAGATTCCGGGGATATATTACTTCTCTTACCACATACATGTGAAAGGGACCCATGCTTGGGTAGGTCTGTATAAGAACGGCACCCCTGTAATGTACACCTATGATGAGTACATCAAGGGCTACCTGGATCAGGCTTCAGGGAGCGCTGTCATCGACCTCACCGAGAACGACCAGGTGTGGCTCCAGCTGCCCAATGCAGGCTCGAATGGGCTGTACTCCTCTGAGTACGTCCACTCCTCTTTCTCAGGATTCTTGGTGGCTCCAATGTGA
- the COL10A1 gene encoding collagen alpha-1(X) chain isoform X2: MLPQTAFLLLMSLNLVHGVFYTEQYQTPTGIKGPPSNTKTQFFIPYAIKGKGVSLRGEQGIPGPPGPAGPRGHPGPSGPPGKPGTGSPGPQGQPGLPGPPGPSATGKPGLPGLPGKQGERGLNGPKGDIGPAGLPGPRGPPGPPGSPGPAGISVPGKPGPQGPTGEPGPRGFTGEKGAPGVPGLNGQKGETGYCAPCRPGERGLPGPQGPTGPPGPPGVGKRGENGLPGQPGLKGDQGVPGERGPAGPPGPQGPPGEQGPEGIGKPGAPGTPGQPGVPGMKGHPGAPGTAGLPGAPGFGKPGLPGLKGQRGPVGLPGSPGAKGEQGPAGHPGGAGLPGPSGNMGPQGPKGIPGDPGLPGPKGEMGPVGPAGNPGAKGERGSSGLDGKPGYPGEPGLNGPKGNPGLPGPKGDPGIAGSPGLPGPVGPAGAKGVPGHNGEAGPRGVPGIPGTRGPIGPPGIPGFPGSKGDAGIPGPPGPAGIAVKGLNGPTGPPGPPGPRGNAGEPGLPGPPGPPGPPGQAALPEDFVKAGQRPFVSANQGVTGMPVSAFTVILSKAYPAIGTPIPFDKILYNKQQHYDPRTGIFTCKIPGIYYFSYHIHVKGTHAWVGLYKNGTPVMYTYDEYIKGYLDQASGSAVIDLTENDQVWLQLPNAGSNGLYSSEYVHSSFSGFLVAPM, from the coding sequence GCGTGTCACTAAGAGGAGAGCAGGGTATCCCCGGTCCACCAGGCCCCGCTGGACCTCGAGGGCACCCAGGCCCgtcaggaccaccaggaaaacccgGCACCGGAAGTCCTGGGCCCCAAGGACAGCCAGGGTTGCCAGGACCACCGGGACCGTCAGCCACTGGGAAGCCAGGTTTGCCAGGACTCCCAGGAAAACAAGGGGAGAGAGGACTAAATGGACCAAAAGGAGATATTGGACCAGCTGGTTTACCAGGACCACGGGGCCCACCAGGGCCACCTGGAAGCCCCGGCCCAGCTGGAATTTCTGTTCCAGGAAAACCTGGGCCACAAGGACCTACAGGAGAACCAGGTCCCAGGGGCTTTACCGGAGAAAAGGGTGCACCAGGGGTCCCTGGACTGAATGGACAGAAAGGGGAAACGGGGTATTGTGCTCCTTGCCGCCCAGGTGAGAGGGGCCTCCCAGGTCCTCAGGGTCCCACGGGACCACCTGGCCCTCCTGGAGTGGGGAAAAGAGGTGAAAATGGGTTACCAGGACAGCCAGGCCTCAAAGGTGATCAGGGTGTTCCAGGGGAAAGGGGACCAGCCGGCCCACCAGGCCCCCAAGGCCCTCCTGGGGAACAAGGACCAGAAGGCATTGGAAAGCCAGGAGCCCCTGGAACTCCAGGCCAGCCAGGGGTCCCAGGGATGAAAGGTCACCCTGGGGCTCCAGGAACAGCTGGGCTCCCAGGGGCTCCCGGCTTTGGGAAACCAGGCTTGCCAGGCCTGAAGGGACAAAGAGGACCCGTGGGCCTTCCAGGGAGTCCAGGTGCCAAAGGGGAACAAGGCCCAGCAGGTCATCCTGGGGGAGCAGGTCTGCCCGGACCCTCAGGGAATATGGGACCCCAAGGACCAAAAGGCATTCCAGGTGACCCCGGGCTCCCAGGCCCTAAAGGAGAGATGGGGCCAGTGGGGCCTGCAGGAAACCCTGGGGCAAAGGGAGAAAGGGGCTCCTCTGGCTTAGATGGAAAACCAGGGTACCCAGGAGAACCAGGTCTCAATGGTCCCAAGGGTAACCCAGGGTTGCCGGGCCCAAAAGGTGACCCTGGAATTGCAGGATCCCCTGGTCTCCCAGGCCCCGTGGGTCCAGCAGGAGCTAAGGGAGTGCCTGGACACAACGGTGAGGCTGGGCCCAGAGGTGTCCCTGGAATACCAGGTACTAGAGGTCCCATTGGGCCACCAGGCATTCCAGGATTCCCTGGATCCAAAGGCGATGCGGGAATTCCAGGGCCTCCTGGCCCAGCTGGCATAGCAGTCAAGGGCCTCAATGGacctactgggccaccagggcctCCAGGACCAAGAGGCAATGCTGGGGAGCCTGGCCTCCCAGggcccccagggcccccaggccCTCCAGGCCAAGCAGCCCTGCCCGAGGACTTTGTAAAGGCAGGCCAAAGGCCGTTTGTTAGTGCCAATCAGGGAGTAACAGGAATGCCAGTGTCTGCTTTCACTGTTATCCTCTCCAAAGCTTACCCAGCTATAGGTACTCCTATCCCATTCGATAAGATTTTATATAACAAGCAACAGCATTACGACCCAAGAACTGGAATCTTTACCTGTAAGATTCCGGGGATATATTACTTCTCTTACCACATACATGTGAAAGGGACCCATGCTTGGGTAGGTCTGTATAAGAACGGCACCCCTGTAATGTACACCTATGATGAGTACATCAAGGGCTACCTGGATCAGGCTTCAGGGAGCGCTGTCATCGACCTCACCGAGAACGACCAGGTGTGGCTCCAGCTGCCCAATGCAGGCTCGAATGGGCTGTACTCCTCTGAGTACGTCCACTCCTCTTTCTCAGGATTCTTGGTGGCTCCAATGTGA